In the genome of Terribacillus sp. FSL K6-0262, one region contains:
- a CDS encoding citrate:proton symporter gives MLAIMGFLMVFLFMYLIMTKKLSALIALMIIPAIFAVLTGHASELGEMSLQGITDLAPTGIMLLFAILYFGIMIDAGLFDPVVGRILKAVKGDPTKIVIGTAALALVVSLDGDGTTSYMITVSAFFPLYQRLKMNPLILPAIAVMCVSLTNMVPWGGPTARAAAALNVDVGDVFVPLIPTMIGGAIWIFFTAFILGRREKKRLGVVTFDDAERRTLQQQAATVDASLKRPKLLWVNFALTVVLMFGLIKGIMPLPVLFMLAFAVAITINYPNLKQQKERIADHAGNVLAVVSLVFAAGIFTGILSGTEMVDAMASSLISIIPDSWGPAFSIIVAVTSIPFTFFMSNDAYYFGVVPILAEAAANYGFSAAEIARASLLGQPVHLLSPLVPATYLLVGMSKVDFGEFQRFTILWATGTAFAVIAVAIVTGIIF, from the coding sequence ATGTTAGCTATAATGGGTTTCTTGATGGTCTTTCTATTCATGTATTTGATTATGACAAAAAAGCTATCTGCGTTAATTGCGCTGATGATCATTCCAGCGATTTTCGCTGTACTGACAGGGCATGCCTCTGAATTAGGGGAGATGTCACTCCAAGGCATCACAGACTTGGCACCAACCGGTATCATGCTATTATTCGCGATTCTTTATTTTGGAATCATGATTGATGCAGGTTTATTCGATCCAGTCGTCGGCCGCATTTTGAAAGCGGTCAAAGGGGATCCGACGAAGATCGTCATCGGTACGGCTGCGCTTGCACTTGTCGTATCCTTGGATGGGGATGGGACGACAAGTTATATGATAACGGTTTCTGCGTTCTTCCCGCTGTATCAGCGGCTGAAAATGAATCCGCTCATCCTGCCGGCAATTGCGGTCATGTGTGTGAGCTTGACCAATATGGTGCCATGGGGCGGACCGACTGCGCGTGCTGCGGCTGCCTTGAATGTGGATGTAGGCGATGTGTTCGTTCCGCTAATCCCGACTATGATCGGCGGGGCAATCTGGATATTCTTCACTGCATTCATCCTGGGTCGCCGGGAAAAGAAACGTCTTGGTGTCGTTACATTCGATGATGCAGAACGGCGCACTTTGCAGCAGCAGGCTGCCACGGTCGATGCTTCGCTGAAGCGGCCGAAGCTTCTATGGGTCAACTTTGCACTGACAGTTGTCTTAATGTTCGGTCTAATCAAGGGCATCATGCCGCTGCCGGTATTGTTCATGCTAGCATTTGCCGTTGCCATCACAATCAACTATCCGAACCTGAAGCAGCAGAAGGAACGTATCGCCGATCATGCCGGCAACGTACTCGCCGTCGTTTCCCTCGTATTCGCTGCCGGTATTTTCACGGGTATCCTATCCGGCACCGAGATGGTGGATGCAATGGCATCCAGCCTCATTTCCATCATTCCGGATTCATGGGGACCAGCATTCAGCATCATCGTAGCAGTCACAAGTATTCCCTTTACGTTCTTCATGTCCAATGATGCGTACTATTTCGGGGTTGTACCGATTCTTGCAGAAGCCGCTGCCAACTATGGCTTCTCGGCAGCTGAAATCGCGAGGGCATCCCTGCTTGGGCAGCCTGTCCACTTGCTCAGCCCGCTTGTACCAGCAACCTATTTGCTGGTCGGGATGTCGAAGGTCGACTTCGGGGAATTCCAGCGATTCACGATCCTGTGGGCGACAGGAACTGCATTTGCCGTTATTGCGGTGGCTATCGTAACGGGGATAATATTCTAG
- a CDS encoding DUF2536 family protein: protein MLDLEMLKDKVEFFEANDLATLEKKINEQIQHNKAILLELHHVSHNMHIDENGRRFYSAVAHFKAK from the coding sequence ATGCTAGATTTGGAAATGCTGAAAGACAAAGTCGAGTTCTTCGAAGCAAATGACTTGGCCACCTTGGAAAAGAAAATCAACGAACAGATCCAGCACAACAAAGCAATCCTGCTGGAGCTCCATCACGTCTCTCACAATATGCATATAGACGAAAACGGCCGCCGCTTTTATAGCGCTGTGGCACATTTTAAAGCGAAATAA
- a CDS encoding GNAT family N-acetyltransferase has protein sequence MMTALQAVTAFAHEQNLRKSFNKLARKTFGFDFELLYESGLWNERYHTHAFADDAQIVANVSVSALTVHIHKQKRKAIQIGTVMTDPGYQNQGLATKLLQRVIQQYEDETDLIYLFSRPGMEGFYGKLGFTAVEEYLFSIPVSPELRPVPDYRKLQPAANPQDMVVLLDRYGKRCPQSDILDISDAQHLLGFHTLYDPEIEIIELLEPAALLIYKKIGQTMHLYEVISQTRLVWKQIEDYVAQDGITEVIFHFTPTFPDLEPISHKHTERDTLFVNKPELLPAVFQFPEISHA, from the coding sequence ATGATGACTGCTTTGCAAGCAGTAACTGCATTTGCACATGAACAGAATTTACGTAAAAGTTTTAATAAATTAGCCAGAAAAACTTTCGGCTTCGATTTTGAATTATTATATGAAAGCGGTCTGTGGAATGAGCGCTATCATACACATGCCTTCGCAGACGATGCACAGATCGTTGCAAATGTTTCTGTAAGCGCGCTCACAGTACATATCCACAAACAGAAAAGGAAGGCAATCCAGATCGGCACTGTCATGACAGACCCTGGCTATCAGAATCAAGGCCTGGCTACCAAGCTGCTGCAGCGTGTCATCCAGCAATATGAGGATGAGACCGATTTGATTTATTTGTTTTCCCGGCCAGGGATGGAAGGATTCTATGGGAAGCTTGGCTTCACTGCTGTCGAGGAATATTTGTTTTCCATTCCAGTGTCCCCTGAGCTCCGTCCTGTTCCGGATTATCGCAAGCTTCAGCCTGCTGCCAATCCCCAGGACATGGTCGTGCTGCTTGACCGCTATGGCAAACGCTGCCCGCAGTCGGATATTCTCGACATATCGGATGCCCAGCATCTCCTCGGCTTCCACACATTGTATGATCCGGAAATCGAGATCATCGAGCTGTTGGAGCCGGCCGCCCTGCTGATTTATAAAAAGATCGGGCAGACGATGCACTTATACGAAGTGATCAGCCAGACCCGGCTTGTCTGGAAGCAAATAGAAGATTACGTCGCCCAGGACGGCATTACCGAGGTCATTTTCCATTTCACGCCGACCTTCCCGGATTTGGAGCCTATCAGCCACAAGCATACCGAACGTGATACTTTGTTTGTGAATAAACCAGAGCTGCTCCCTGCTGTATTCCAGTTTCCCGAAATATCCCATGCATAA
- a CDS encoding ROK family protein, producing the protein MRYGAIEAGGTKFVCAVGDEHGNVEERVSFPTAKPEETVQQVLGFFRDKQIKALGVGAFGPVDVKEDSPGYGMIGNTPKLEWKDYPLLSELKSRLGVPVKLDTDVNAAALGEYMHGAAKDAGSCLYITVGTGIGAGAIVNGETLRGFSHPEMGHMLIRRSPHDAYPGKCPYHRDCLEGLAAGPAIEARWGEKAQKLYHQEEVWQMEAFYLAQAIMNYTLVLSPEKIIMGGGVMKKDGLHEMIQQELEQLMHQYVPLPENYLVPPGLKDDAGIVGALMLAKDAQRIEGSG; encoded by the coding sequence TTGCGATATGGAGCTATTGAAGCTGGCGGTACAAAATTTGTTTGTGCTGTCGGAGATGAGCATGGGAATGTGGAGGAACGAGTCTCCTTCCCTACAGCAAAACCGGAAGAAACAGTCCAGCAGGTGCTCGGCTTCTTCCGTGATAAACAAATCAAAGCGCTGGGTGTCGGTGCTTTTGGACCGGTCGATGTGAAGGAAGACAGTCCTGGCTATGGTATGATCGGCAACACACCGAAGCTGGAGTGGAAAGATTATCCGCTGCTGTCTGAGCTCAAAAGCAGGCTGGGCGTGCCGGTCAAGCTGGATACCGATGTGAATGCAGCTGCTTTAGGGGAGTATATGCACGGGGCGGCAAAAGATGCCGGAAGCTGCTTGTATATCACAGTCGGGACAGGCATCGGGGCCGGAGCCATCGTCAACGGGGAAACGTTGCGGGGCTTTTCGCATCCGGAAATGGGTCATATGCTGATCAGACGGAGTCCGCATGACGCCTACCCGGGGAAATGTCCGTATCATCGTGATTGCTTGGAAGGCCTCGCCGCAGGCCCTGCCATCGAGGCCCGCTGGGGGGAGAAGGCGCAGAAGCTCTATCACCAGGAGGAAGTCTGGCAGATGGAAGCCTTTTATTTGGCGCAGGCAATCATGAACTACACCTTGGTGCTAAGCCCGGAAAAAATCATCATGGGCGGCGGCGTCATGAAGAAGGACGGGCTGCATGAGATGATCCAGCAGGAGCTGGAGCAGCTTATGCATCAATATGTCCCGCTTCCGGAAAATTACCTCGTCCCGCCTGGATTAAAGGATGACGCAGGTATCGTCGGAGCACTCATGCTGGCAAAAGATGCTCAACGAATAGAGGGATCAGGATGA
- a CDS encoding YciI family protein, with amino-acid sequence MKYFAAFLKMEKPELNQQYRQAHLDFLADMDEKGYIFARGAFADGAGGLVIYQAADEAEAKRLAEQDPYLINGVRSLELHEWNKV; translated from the coding sequence ATGAAGTACTTCGCAGCATTTCTGAAAATGGAGAAGCCGGAATTGAACCAGCAATACCGCCAGGCGCATTTGGATTTCCTGGCCGATATGGATGAGAAGGGGTATATCTTCGCCAGAGGGGCATTTGCTGACGGCGCAGGCGGTCTGGTTATCTATCAAGCAGCGGATGAGGCCGAAGCGAAGCGATTGGCTGAGCAGGATCCATATTTGATCAATGGCGTCCGCAGCTTGGAGCTGCATGAATGGAATAAGGTCTAA
- the galE gene encoding UDP-glucose 4-epimerase GalE: MKVLVTGGAGYIGSHAVARLLEKGHEPVIIDNVMTGHLAAVNKNAVFYEGDLRDAAFLDDVFAKEKVDAVVHFAASSLVGESVEEPLKYFGNNVYGMQVLLEAMRRHDVKKIVFSSTAATYGDTNVVPLTEDLDTNPESPYGESKLMMEKMMKWCDKAYGIKFVSLRYFNVGGAHPDGKIGEDHSPETHLIPIILQTALGQREYITIFGDDYPTEDGTCIRDYIHVIDLIDAHLLALEYLDDGGKSDIFNLGSSQGFSVKEMIDVARTVTGKEIPAKVGPRRAGDPAVLIASSDKAKEILGWNPTRTDMKDIIGDAWRWHQNRPNGYDA; encoded by the coding sequence ATGAAAGTGCTAGTTACTGGCGGTGCCGGCTATATCGGCTCCCACGCGGTGGCCAGACTCCTGGAAAAAGGACATGAGCCTGTAATCATCGATAATGTGATGACCGGCCATTTGGCAGCAGTCAACAAGAATGCGGTCTTTTATGAAGGGGATCTTCGCGATGCAGCATTTTTGGATGATGTATTTGCGAAGGAAAAAGTCGATGCAGTCGTCCACTTCGCTGCCAGCTCCCTTGTCGGGGAATCAGTCGAGGAGCCGCTGAAGTACTTCGGCAATAACGTCTATGGTATGCAGGTCCTGCTGGAAGCAATGCGCAGGCATGACGTCAAAAAAATCGTCTTCTCTTCCACAGCTGCTACATATGGAGATACGAATGTCGTTCCATTGACGGAGGATTTGGATACGAACCCGGAGAGTCCTTATGGCGAGTCCAAGCTGATGATGGAAAAAATGATGAAATGGTGCGACAAAGCTTACGGTATCAAATTCGTCTCCCTGCGCTACTTCAATGTCGGCGGAGCACATCCGGACGGAAAGATCGGGGAAGATCACAGCCCGGAAACACATTTGATTCCGATCATCCTGCAAACAGCACTCGGACAGCGGGAATATATCACCATCTTCGGCGACGATTATCCGACAGAGGATGGAACATGCATCCGCGACTACATCCATGTCATCGACTTGATCGATGCCCATCTGCTTGCTCTTGAATATCTGGATGATGGCGGCAAGAGTGATATCTTCAACCTCGGCTCCAGCCAAGGCTTCTCTGTCAAAGAGATGATCGACGTTGCCCGCACCGTCACGGGCAAAGAAATCCCGGCCAAAGTCGGTCCGCGCCGAGCTGGCGATCCGGCAGTCCTGATTGCCAGCTCTGATAAGGCGAAGGAAATACTGGGCTGGAATCCAACGCGCACGGATATGAAGGACATCATCGGTGATGCCTGGAGATGGCATCAGAACCGGCCGAATGGTTATGATGCATAA
- a CDS encoding GNAT family N-acetyltransferase yields the protein MHETERLLIRPYTSDDMTFLESLVGDPRVVRYIGNGRPRTKEGARLFFNWNLSHTKGDDRLGLQVLIEKDTGEKIGHAGLVPQEIDGVMELEVGYWIAPDHWGKGFATEAAAAFKDTAIHQLDKARVIALIFPDNMASRRVAEKIGMVVWKTMTRYGKDVLVYRYTR from the coding sequence ATGCATGAAACCGAACGACTGCTCATCCGTCCTTATACCTCGGACGATATGACTTTCCTGGAAAGCTTGGTGGGCGACCCGAGGGTTGTCCGTTATATCGGAAATGGAAGACCAAGGACCAAGGAAGGCGCCCGCTTGTTTTTCAACTGGAATTTATCCCACACAAAAGGGGATGATCGCTTGGGTCTGCAGGTTTTGATCGAGAAAGACACAGGTGAGAAAATCGGCCATGCAGGATTGGTCCCGCAGGAAATCGATGGTGTGATGGAGCTGGAAGTCGGGTATTGGATCGCTCCGGATCATTGGGGAAAGGGGTTTGCCACCGAGGCTGCTGCAGCGTTTAAGGATACAGCCATTCATCAATTGGATAAAGCGCGTGTGATTGCATTGATTTTCCCTGATAATATGGCGTCCCGCCGGGTTGCGGAGAAAATAGGGATGGTGGTGTGGAAAACGATGACACGCTATGGTAAAGATGTGTTGGTTTACCGTTATACACGGTAA
- a CDS encoding SMP-30/gluconolactonase/LRE family protein yields MAEATLLIDAKQSLAEGPFWREETEELYWVDINGKAIHAYNTKTKEHREIPVDQKVGAAILKKDGGMILAMENGIYETDSELKAKVLLHSPETDRPSNRFNDGKADPYGRLWAGTMPEKGSGYKGAFYRMELDQTLTRIIDGIGNSNGLAWSPDHKYFYYIDTPTGEVQCFDYDGEKGEISNPRTAVSFQDGKPDGMTIDEEGKLWIAHYGGSKVSRWNPETGERLEDIHLPVTQVTSCTFGGPERKTLYITTARQNLTEEDLEKQPLAGGIFVYETDVVGAPNYRFGK; encoded by the coding sequence GTGGCAGAAGCGACATTATTGATCGATGCGAAGCAAAGTCTGGCAGAAGGACCTTTTTGGCGGGAAGAGACAGAGGAACTGTATTGGGTCGATATCAACGGCAAGGCCATCCATGCTTACAATACGAAGACGAAGGAGCATCGGGAAATCCCGGTCGATCAGAAAGTTGGCGCGGCTATACTCAAGAAGGATGGCGGCATGATCCTGGCAATGGAAAACGGGATTTATGAAACGGATAGCGAACTGAAAGCAAAAGTGCTGCTTCATAGCCCGGAGACTGACAGACCCTCCAACCGCTTCAACGATGGCAAGGCCGATCCATACGGCAGACTTTGGGCAGGAACGATGCCGGAAAAAGGAAGCGGTTATAAAGGGGCTTTTTATCGGATGGAGCTGGATCAGACGCTGACCCGCATCATTGATGGCATCGGGAATTCCAATGGGCTTGCCTGGAGCCCGGATCACAAGTATTTTTATTACATCGATACACCGACAGGCGAGGTGCAATGCTTCGATTACGACGGAGAGAAGGGGGAAATCAGCAATCCGCGCACAGCTGTTTCATTCCAGGATGGAAAACCGGACGGCATGACGATCGATGAAGAAGGCAAGCTATGGATTGCCCATTACGGCGGCTCCAAGGTCTCGCGCTGGAATCCGGAAACAGGCGAGCGGCTGGAAGATATCCATCTGCCGGTCACCCAAGTGACAAGCTGCACCTTCGGCGGCCCGGAACGGAAGACATTATATATCACGACAGCAAGACAGAACCTGACCGAAGAGGACTTGGAAAAGCAGCCCCTTGCTGGCGGCATATTCGTATACGAGACCGATGTTGTCGGAGCACCCAACTATCGATTCGGAAAATAA
- a CDS encoding acyltransferase family protein, with protein sequence MSNRENWIDIAKGLSIILVVIGHSGHLEVNHFLAWFRMPFFFFVSGLIFKYAGDFNYKAWSRIQMQKLLIPYASYGILFILSFLVFHPSIDYLLHTSIQFLYGGKILEGAHLVFWFITCLLLTRLFFGYVLRYTLAIQVSCIGGGYVLAHLLAACFPDMAFPLNMDVALVTAAYFAAGYYCKTWIKKWMADWKVLLVCFLISSTFLALDYFGVFIFQLDLKYRIFHHIFLDLIIPLSFVLLLLSVCVRIASHGLFGWISRLGVRTVTIMYLHVPVNMFIAMLFDLRYGVIPYTIIGIGIPLLIGVLFQKSSILSFLFLARLTKSQAVRKKEPFVS encoded by the coding sequence ATGAGCAATCGCGAAAATTGGATTGATATTGCAAAAGGATTGAGCATCATCTTGGTTGTGATCGGGCATTCCGGGCACTTGGAAGTAAACCACTTTCTAGCCTGGTTCCGTATGCCCTTTTTCTTTTTTGTAAGCGGACTCATCTTCAAATACGCAGGGGATTTCAACTATAAAGCATGGAGCAGGATACAAATGCAGAAACTGCTCATCCCTTATGCCTCATACGGTATCTTGTTCATTTTATCATTCCTTGTTTTTCATCCATCCATTGACTACCTGTTACACACGTCCATCCAATTCCTTTATGGGGGAAAGATCCTGGAAGGCGCACATCTTGTCTTCTGGTTCATCACCTGCCTATTACTGACTCGGCTGTTCTTCGGATATGTGCTCCGCTATACGCTTGCAATCCAAGTAAGCTGTATTGGAGGCGGCTATGTATTGGCACATCTTTTGGCAGCCTGTTTCCCGGACATGGCCTTCCCCCTTAATATGGATGTCGCGCTTGTAACTGCAGCATATTTTGCAGCAGGTTATTACTGCAAGACATGGATCAAAAAATGGATGGCGGATTGGAAAGTGCTGCTTGTCTGCTTCCTTATTTCCAGTACATTCCTTGCACTGGATTATTTCGGGGTATTTATATTTCAGCTCGACCTGAAGTATAGGATCTTCCACCATATATTTTTGGATCTGATCATCCCCCTATCATTTGTCCTTTTGCTTTTGTCTGTATGCGTCCGGATTGCAAGCCATGGACTGTTTGGCTGGATCAGCAGATTGGGCGTCCGCACTGTCACCATCATGTATCTCCATGTTCCAGTGAATATGTTCATCGCGATGCTATTTGATCTTCGATACGGGGTCATACCGTACACCATCATCGGTATAGGCATCCCTTTACTAATCGGCGTCCTATTCCAAAAGTCTTCCATTCTCTCCTTCCTATTCCTGGCCCGGCTTACAAAATCACAGGCTGTAAGAAAGAAGGAGCCTTTCGTTTCTTAA
- a CDS encoding MATE family efflux transporter has product MYPTNTLREKASLFFHILWPILVTQISYNAMTVLDTMMSGRAGTDDLAGVAVGSSLWMPVYTGLTGIMLAITPMVGQLIGNNRRSDVGRTVMQGFYLAILISLVVLFVGAFALQPVLGIMDLSADVHTVATDYLHGLAIGIIPLFASAVLRNFFDAQGYTRVSMTVLLMALPINALLNYLLIFGNFGFPELGGAGAGYATAFTYWFIFGTSVFLTFKLKEMRTHHLFVRWYKISFQAWKEQLKIGVPMGLSTFFEASIFSVVTLLMGSLFDTTVIAAHQTALNFTTLMFMVPLSISIGMTIVISYEVGARRMDHAKQYAILGVGSALVIIGILSLLLFLFREQISYFYTSDRTVVLLAMQFMLFAIMYQFSDAAQASLQGVLRGYKDVTIPFIIAFISYWIVGLPSGYLLSRFTTLEPFGFWVGITLGLTCAAIGFFLRLRFIQRKETQHLA; this is encoded by the coding sequence ATGTATCCTACGAACACGTTACGCGAAAAAGCGTCTTTATTCTTTCACATATTATGGCCTATCCTGGTGACGCAGATCAGCTACAATGCCATGACGGTGCTGGATACGATGATGTCGGGCCGGGCAGGGACGGATGATTTGGCTGGTGTGGCTGTCGGGTCGAGCCTTTGGATGCCCGTTTATACGGGATTGACCGGCATCATGCTGGCCATCACGCCGATGGTCGGGCAGCTGATCGGCAACAACCGCCGCAGCGATGTCGGACGGACAGTCATGCAAGGATTTTATTTGGCAATCTTGATTTCGTTGGTTGTGCTGTTCGTCGGGGCATTTGCACTCCAGCCAGTGCTCGGGATCATGGATTTGAGTGCGGATGTACATACTGTGGCAACGGATTATCTGCATGGACTCGCAATCGGGATCATTCCGCTGTTTGCCAGTGCCGTTTTGCGTAATTTCTTTGATGCCCAGGGCTACACAAGAGTATCGATGACGGTTTTGCTGATGGCCTTGCCCATCAATGCGCTGCTGAATTATCTGCTTATTTTCGGGAACTTCGGCTTCCCCGAGCTAGGCGGGGCAGGGGCTGGCTATGCTACAGCCTTCACCTATTGGTTCATCTTCGGTACCAGTGTATTCCTGACATTCAAGCTGAAGGAAATGCGCACGCATCATTTGTTCGTCCGCTGGTATAAGATTTCCTTCCAGGCTTGGAAGGAACAATTGAAAATCGGCGTGCCGATGGGGCTCAGTACGTTTTTTGAAGCAAGTATCTTCAGTGTCGTCACCTTGCTGATGGGTTCGTTATTCGATACGACAGTCATCGCCGCCCATCAGACAGCGCTGAACTTCACGACATTGATGTTCATGGTGCCGCTCAGCATCTCGATCGGCATGACGATCGTCATCTCCTATGAAGTCGGAGCCCGCCGGATGGACCATGCAAAACAATACGCTATCCTTGGTGTTGGTTCCGCTCTTGTCATCATCGGTATCTTGAGCTTGCTATTGTTCCTTTTCCGGGAACAAATCAGCTACTTCTATACCTCTGATCGCACTGTCGTCCTGCTTGCCATGCAGTTCATGCTGTTTGCGATCATGTACCAGTTTTCCGACGCAGCCCAGGCCTCCCTTCAAGGTGTGCTGCGCGGCTATAAGGATGTGACCATCCCGTTCATCATTGCTTTCATTTCCTATTGGATCGTCGGTCTGCCGAGCGGCTATCTGCTGTCCCGCTTCACGACATTGGAACCATTCGGCTTCTGGGTCGGCATCACACTCGGACTGACCTGTGCTGCGATCGGCTTCTTCTTGCGGCTGCGGTTCATCCAGCGCAAAGAGACACAGCACCTTGCATGA